A stretch of Portunus trituberculatus isolate SZX2019 chromosome 48, ASM1759143v1, whole genome shotgun sequence DNA encodes these proteins:
- the LOC123498675 gene encoding LOW QUALITY PROTEIN: uncharacterized protein LOC123498675 (The sequence of the model RefSeq protein was modified relative to this genomic sequence to represent the inferred CDS: deleted 2 bases in 1 codon), whose product MAFMRLVMTVAVVAAAVAGLPQEVPGLANIEILKLVPKRSPLSAYEAPIPFIPTAADRRYDVMLDYDDYSDDYDADEGVATTLKRPLSLLVEERSDYTLRPFDLTFHRQSDASDGFIEETQGVPPQTFPGHARPQPPLGGLGNHQGNREMNVVHRDSERFVTEDRLVPDVEERLIPTADERFDSNTEERFAQVSEERFVPDTEERFISETVERFIPDSEERFIPGTEERFILSTKEKFTPDTRDIFVPNTEEGFVSSTEERFHSLPSDQFPHHTDERLVKGNSESFPQATDEVQTVLHHASLIPDKLLLAPERDSPPLVTEGSRQQDTIVVVPPSALWREQQGIDIGGPITSSVNIGRQVRRLPDQHDSRSGKFYLSNVQHSKESSLLSSSLQDIYKSQALRDSRFSRASYSRALHHSESGSKPQHRSQLSPQNQYRTSGKKNLESLTTDMSKVPHQTTQQDHSSSRLAPSYVRRAEPQLNVKKDRSLKAGSPPASMSREERAYYTGLQQEIEKSELLVDAIKDVRMREGKSIKTLRRRHDSKPSVITPQPDLKEVKEKFGSHPLYQNLPRNEPLAVKEAGPLQHRDEYSSERDEYEKMYLPVRAKTLELREIRKVKEHFHSLIPLKMKEKPRSTSRPRRQPQSPPVTTFKPALVSKYIKYSKPQSVTTSKTYYKSSPTSYVKLGHKKALPTPRNSKTPSGYPKQHTPTPSDTRILPKSQSIPSITKPRNNPAPSPKRSDAPPSHRTPKTQRLLHPNTPKPISPSSHTHRSHRSSRMYLPQEQPSSAFESHRAHHPRTSRSFGHDFEHPTFLKTLDHADKSLIPQYTLDTRVLKHSDNERDSTVIQSPPEVKVRRKRGPEIEELLDSKAKFPRFGYDIDPYFSDFPRFGFFDSTS is encoded by the exons TGCTTGACTACGACGACTACTCTGACGACTACGATGCTGACGAGGGCGTAGCCACTACCCTGAAGCGACCACTGTCCCTCCTGGTAGAGGAGCGCTCAGACTATACTCTCCGCCCCTTCGATCTCACCTTTCACCGGCAGAGTGACGCGAGTGACGGTTTCATTGAAGAGACCCAGGGTGTTCCTCCACAGACTTTCCCTGGCCATGCAAGGCCTCAGCCTCCACTCGGTGGACTCGGAAACCatcaaggaaacagagaaatgaaTGTAGTTCACAGAGACTCAGAACGATTCGTTACAGAGGATAGGCTCGTTCCAGATGTAGAAGAAAGGTTAATTCCAACTGCTGATGAAAGGTTCGATTCAAACACAGAAGAGAGGTTTGCCCAAGTAAGTGAAGAAAGATTTGTTCCAGACACAGAAGAAAGATTTATTTCAGAGACAGTAGAAAGATTCATTCCAGATTCAGAAGAAAGATTCATTCCAGGCACAGAAGAAAGATTCATtctaagcacaaaagaaaagttTACTCCAGACACAAGGGACATATTTGTGCCAAACACAGAAGAGGGGTTTGTTTCGTCCACAGAGGAAAGGTTTCATTCACTTCCCAGTGACCAGTTCCCTCATCACACAGACGAACGTCTTGTCAAAGGTAACAGTGAGAGTTTTCCTCAAGCCACAGACGAGGTGCAGACTGTCCTACACCACGCTTCATTGATACCAGACAAGCTTCTGTTGGCACCTGAGAGAGACTCACCACCACTAGTCACTGAGGGGTCAAGGCAGCAGGATACAATAGTTGTGGTACCGCCTAGCGCCCTATGGAGAGAGCAACAAGGCATTGACATCGGCGGCCCCATTACTTCGTCAGTCAACATCGGTCGACAGGTCCGTCGCCTGCCAGACCAACATGACTCACGATCAGGTAAATTCTATTTGAGCAACGTCCAACACTCAAAGGAATCTTCACTGCTGAGCTCTTCTCTCCAAGATATTTACAAGTCTCAAGCACTCAGAGACAGCAGGTTCTCCAGGGCCTCGTACAGCCGTGCCTTGCACCATTCGGAGTCTGGCTCCAAGCCGCAACACCGCTCTCAACTCTCTCCTCAGAACCAATATAGaacatcaggaaaaaaaaatcttgaatctTTGACAACAGATATGAGCAAAGTTCCTCATCAGACGACTCAGCAAGACCACTCCTCGAGTCGCCTGGCCCCTTCCTACGTGCGGCGTGCAGAGCCTCAGCTCAATGTGAAGAAAGATAGATCACTAAAGGCAGGGTCTCCTCCAGCCTCCATGTCAAGAGAGGAAAGGGCTTACTATactggtcttcaacaggagattGAGAAGTCAGAGCTACTAGTGGACGCAATCAAGGACGTCAGGATGCGAGAAGGGAAGTCCATCAAGACTCTGAGGAGGCGCCATGACAGCAAACCGTCGGTCATCACC CCGCAGCCAGACctcaaggaagtgaaggaaaagtttgGAAGTCACCCTCTGTACCAGAACCTGCCACGCAACGAACCTCTAGCAGTGAAGGAGGCAGGTCCTCTGCAGCACCGAGATGAGTACTCCAGCGAGCGGGACGAATATGAAAAGATGTACCTTCCTGTCCGCGCTAAGACACTCGAACTGAGGGAAATCCGCAAAGTCAAGGAGCACTTTCACTCCCTCATACCtctgaaaatgaaggaaaagccaCGCTCTACCTCACGCCCGCGTCGCCAGCCTCAGTCACCCCCAGTCACCACCTTCAAGCCAGCACTCGTCTCAAAATATATTAAGTACAGCAAACCTCAATCAGTAACAACGTCCAAGACTTACTATAAGTCATCACCCACTTCCTACGTTAAGCTTGGGCACAAAAAAGCCCTACCGACTCCACGAAATTCAAAAACACCTTCGGGATATCCCAAGCAGCACACCCCAACACCCAGTGACACACGTATCCTTCCAAAATCTCAAAGCATACCCTCAATCACCAAACCCCGCAACAACCCTGCACCCAGTCCAAAAAGGAGTGACGCTCCACCATCCCACCGCACACCAAAGACTCAGCGACTGCTTCATCCTAACACTCCTAAACCCATAAGCCCCTCCAGCCACACTCATAGATCACACAGGTCTTCAAGGATGTATCTCCCACAGGAGCAGCCCTCAAGTGCCTTCGAGAGTCATCGAGCGCACCACCCCAGGACCTCGCGCTCCTTTGGCCATGATTTCGAGCATCCCACATTCCTCAAGACCTTAGACCACGCTGACAAGAGCCTCATCCCCCAATACACACTTGACACACGAGTCCTCAAGCATAGCGATAACGAGAGAGACTCAACGGTAATCCAAAGTCCCCCAGAGGTAAAGGTGCGACGCAAGAGAGGCCCCGAGATTGAGGAACTTTTGGACTCCAAGGCGAAGTTTCCGAGGTTCGGTTACGACATTGATCCTTATTTCTCAGACTTTCCGCGTTTTGGCTTTTTTGATAGCACCAGTTGA